A genomic region of Aspergillus oryzae RIB40 DNA, chromosome 1 contains the following coding sequences:
- a CDS encoding putative pre-mRNA splicing factor (predicted protein), whose protein sequence is MNSIIKRVVSLFSSQEPQSDIPPPSAERKKTPDQSLVMNDPKPVSVVVSPPAFDLDSYESFDEDYFRRTVDEILSDQASFENSFDAYSGTKMMDGTCERKASMARDSGLGSSGHKASPYFPSKVAKKRPVAHRVIQKMESTEDEDDSEECQSGNKVVRREDPADSVVKIKLEQLEKRRLGDVGIYAPDNEVGSAARASSVIDVDACDDENFEEVSEERFVFASVSEEEHNRLVRFLVDHPFMREGAYPVKRSVRRRFISDVRREASYSGMDEGALGVLTKWIKKTYLEVCMVADADKEGSEFGDEIDDENVLEHRSRSKSKKDRKRKRTSIDQAREKTKTKKTKTKKSDISMVPSKQDVREVINIDSDDSAIAISKSPSTDIQVLEKAPVPQSDLQRTPTSHHIHPENAKHGRVVIEHATPKAPTTPSNHRGNERSISSKESSLPMPRYHNSTSKNDVNSNKRIQPASQEDIARKESSKKRTVSSADLPSSHSKDELQKIAENREKRKKKKKKKKRCDDKNKRRLDRQEKRRSEKSETIPESNRLSRKGDQQATHIAGPISQEHPAKSISLPRKAVSMDDPFWDMDF, encoded by the coding sequence ATGAATAGCATAATCAAGCGAGTCGTCTCCCTGTTCTCTAGCCAAGAGCCTCAAAGCGACatccctcctccttcagcGGAGCGCAAAAAGACGCCCGATCAGTCCCTTGTCATGAATGACCCCAAGCCTGTCTCCGTCGTTGTCTCTCCTCCCGCCTTCGATCTCGATTCCTATGAATCCTTTGACGAGGATTACTTCCGCCGAACGGTTGATGAGATTCTATCCGATCAGGCTAGTTTTGAGAATAGCTTTGATGCGTACTCCGGCACTaagatgatggatgggaCCTGTGAGAGGAAGGCTAGCATGGCGAGAGACTCTGGCCTTGGGAGCTCGGGGCATAAGGCGTCGCCTTACTTTCCAAGTAAGGTGGCTAAGAAGAGACCTGTGGCGCATAGGGTTATTCAAAAAATGGAGAGcacggaagatgaagatgactcTGAGGAGTGTCAGAGTGGGAACAAAGTGGTCAGACGGGAGGATCCTGCGGATTCTGTCGTTAAGATTAAGCTAGAGCAACTTGAGAAACGCAGGCTTGGGGATGTGGGTATTTATGCTCCGGATAATGAGGTCGGGTCTGCTGCTCGGGCTTCTTCTGTAATTGATGTCGATGCCTGCGACGATGAGAATTTTGAGGAAGTCTCAGAGGAGAGATTTGTTTTCGCTTCAGTTTCGGAGGAGGAACATAATCGTCTTGTGAGATTCCTTGTTGATCATCCTTTCATGCGCGAAGGCGCGTATCCAGTTAAACGATCTGTGCGGCGCAGGTTCATAAGTGATGTGCGACGGGAGGCTTCCTACTCTGGCATGGATGAAGGTGCCCTGGGTGTGCTTACAAAATGGATCAAGAAGACGTATCTCGAAGTTTGTATGGTTGCCGACGCTGACAAGGAAGGGTCGGAGTTTGGtgatgagattgatgacGAGAACGTGCTTGAGCATCGGTCACGAAGCAAGTCGAAGAAAGaccgaaagaggaagaggactAGTATTGACCAGGCAagggaaaagacaaaaacaaagaagacgaagacaaagaaatctGACATTTCGATGGTCCCTAGCAAACAAGACGTGCGAGAAGTCATAAATATTGATAGCGACGATTCTGCGATTGCGATCTCTAAGTCCCCTTCCACGGATATCCAAGTTCTGGAAAAGGCCCCAGTTCCCCAGTCCGATCTCCAACGTACGCCTACCTCTCATCACATCCACCCTGAGAATGCAAAACATGGAAGAGTGGTAATTGAACATGCTACTCCCAAAGCACCAACTACCCCTTCAAACCACAGAGGTAATGAGCGGAGCATCTCTAGCAAGGAGTCGTCGTTGCCAATGCCTCGATATCATAATTCCACCTCTAAGAATGatgtcaacagcaacaagaGAATCCAACCAGCTTCTCAAGAGGACATTGCGCGGAAGGAATCGTCCAAAAAGCGCACCGTTTCTTCTGCAGACCTCCCAAGTTCTCATTCAAAAGATGAACTACAAAAAATCGCTGAAAACCgcgaaaagagaaagaagaagaagaagaagaagaagaggtgcGATGACAAAAATAAAAGGCGACTTGACCgtcaagaaaaaagaagatctgAAAAGTCGGAGACGATACCTGAGAGTAACCGGCTTTCCCGAAAAGGTGACCAACAGGCCACTCATATCGCAGGCCCAATATCACAGGAGCACCCAGCAAAGAGCATTTCATTGCCGCGCAAGGCAGTGTCCATGGATGACCCATTTTGGGATATGGATTTTTAA
- a CDS encoding uncharacterized protein (gamma-glutamyltransferase), whose protein sequence is MSRVLAEFSVEYSGPAFICSILIMLCSYAYPCVSKDDQPFDPLGQILEIRRLLAGCAFFFHQLGKMEHPGELAGWLRYKDAEDLEEELPKDGVPGEVRGLEYLHKKYGSLPWSTIMQPAIQTARQGFPVGRDLVRYMNSAVGDGEDFLSKDPTWAIDFAPNGTRLGLGDTITRKRYADTLETIANNGPDAFYTGPIAETMIQALQAANGTMTLEDLRNYTIAIRDTSQIDYRGYRVIGTSAPSSGTVALNILKVLDTYDSFMVPDNVNLSTHRLDEAIRFGYGLRTELGDPYFLEGLDEYQKDMLEQSTIDEIRGKISDLHTQNVSAYDPKGLESLDTPGTSHIAAVDHTGLTISTITTINLLFGSKVMVPETGIIMNNEMDDFSTPGSSNAFGYVPSEANFIRPGKRPLSSITPTIVTHQNGSVFFVAGSAGGSRIITATVQNIIHAVDEGLSAAEALARPRLHDQLIPNQVRFEYTYNNETVAFMKSLGHNVTWVAPGDSTAQAIRVLPNGTFDAAGEPRQLDSGGFAV, encoded by the exons ATGAGCCGCGTGTTGGCTGAATTCTCTGTTGAGTATTCTGGACCAGCTTTCATTTGctccatcctcatcatgtTATGCTCATACGCCTACCCTTGCGTTTCCAAAGACGACCAGCCATTCGATCCTCTGGGACAGATCTTGGAGATCCGTAGACTGCTTGCTGGTTgcgccttttttttccacCAACTCGGTAAGATGGAGCATCCAGGCGAACTAGCGGGATGGTTACGATACAAAGACGCCGAGGATTTagaagaagagcttccaaAAGA TGGCGTTCCTGGTGAGGTGCGAGGCCTGGAATACCTTCACAAGAAGTATGGTTCTCTTCCATGGTCGACCATCATGCAGCCAGCCATCCAGACAGCCCGTCAAGGTTTCCCGGTTGGTCGTGATCTCGTTCGTTATATGAACTCGGCCGTCGGGGATGGGGAAGACTTCCTGTCTAAGGATCCGACATGGGCTATTGACTTTGCCCCTAATGGAACTCGTCTCGGTCTTGGAGATACCATCACCCGTAAACGCTACGCAGACACGCTGGAGACAATTGCCAACAACGGCCCGGATGCTTTTTATACCGGTCCAATTGCGGAAACCATGATACAGGCGCTGCAAGCTGCGAACGGCACAATGACGCTAGAAGACCTACGTAACTACACCATTGCTATCCGAGACACCTCGCAGATTGACTATCGAGGGTATAGAGTTATTGGAACTAGCGCGCCATCCAGCGGCACTGTCGCCTTGAACATCCTTAAGGTTTTGGATACTTACGACAGCTTCATGGTACCCGACAACGTAAATCTTAGCACGCATCGTTTGGATGAAGCTATACGTTTCGGATATGGACTG AGAACCGAACTAGGTGATCCGTACTTCCTCGAAGGATTAGATGAATACCAGAAAGATATGCTGGAACAGTCGACTATTGATGAGATTCGTGGGAAAATTTCCGACTTGCACACACAGAACGTGTCTGCTTATGATCCTAAAGGCCTCGAGAGCCTTGACAC CCCCGGAACGTCGCATATCGCTGCTGTTGATCATACTGGACTTACTATTTCCACTATCACAACCATCAACTTGCTTTTCGGCAGTAAAGTCATGGTGCCAGAGACGGGAATAATTATGAACAATGAAATGGATG ACTTCTCAACACCCGGCTCGTCCAACGCATTTGGATACGTCCCATCGGAGGCGAACTTCATTCGACCCGGGAAGCGACCTCTGTCTTCTATTACTCCAACCATTGTGACGCATCAGAATGGAtctgtcttcttcgttgcAGGTTCGGCTGGGGGTAGTCGAATCATTACAGCGACTGTACAGAACATCATCCATGCTGTCGATGAGGGCTTGTCGGCAGCCGAGGCTTTGGCTAGACCACGTCTTCACGATCAATTGATCCCCAATCAGGTCAGATTCGAGTATACCTACAACAATGAGACGGTTGCTTTCATGAAATCTCTAGGTCACAATGTGACCTGGGTCGCTCCAGGAGACAGCACTGCGCAAGCAATCCGGGTACTACCGAACGGAACGTTCGATGCCGCTGGGGAGCCTAGGCAGCTTGACTCTGGTGGTTTCGCGGTCTGA